One segment of Gopherus flavomarginatus isolate rGopFla2 chromosome 8, rGopFla2.mat.asm, whole genome shotgun sequence DNA contains the following:
- the SLC25A53 gene encoding solute carrier family 25 member 53 isoform X1 has protein sequence MYNWKHTLCDSCVLPLSPWDSAKRSHPAKTSPDFMAKGEGLRMGDKARMQHGDPERREEEERRWSSRSYNVGAISSFLSTLVTFPIYKTIFRQQIHAFSIQEAIQQLRQEGIRRFYRGLFPPLLSKTLQGTLLFGTHDSLLLLLTSNPSEPCTLGKRWTAGFLSGSVEALVLNPFERVQNVLQDGRKDARFPNTRSILQEFNSYGLKERLVVGYYRGLSPVLLRNSLGSALYFSFKDPLRDGLATRGLPSWLPALVSGSINGTVTCLALYPLSVLIANMQSQIVGRDLLGLQQSVWSVWESHGRKLTLLYRGGSLLVLRSCLTWGLTTAIHDFLKENTGQKSQEQ, from the coding sequence TGGCTAAAGGAGAAGGTCTCAGAATGGGGGACAAGGCCAGGATGCAGCACGGAGACcctgagaggagggaggaggaagagagaaggtgGAGCTCCAGGAGTTACAATGTAGGGGCCATCTCCAGCTTCCTCTCTACCCTTGTTACCTTCCCCATCTACAAGACCATCTTCCGCCAGCAGATCCATGCCTTTTCCATACAGGAGGCCATACAGCAACTGCGCCAGGAGGGCATACGCCGCTTCTACCggggcctcttcccaccactcttGTCCAAGACGCTCCAGGGAACCCTGTTGTTTGGCACCCATGACAGCTTGCTCCTTCTCCTCACCAGCAACCCTTCTGAGCCTTGCACACTGGGGAAGCGGTGGACAGCAGGCTTCCTGTCTGGCTCAGTAGAGGCCTTAGTCCTGAACCCCTTTGAGCGGGTCCAGAATGTCCTGCAAGATGGACGGAAAGATGCCAGGTTCCCAAACACCCGCAGCATCCTGCAGGAATTCAACTCGTATGGTCTGAAGGAAAGGCTGGTTGTAGGCTACTACCGTGGCCTCAGCCCCGTCCTGCTGCGGAACAGCCTGGGCAGTGCACTATACTTCTCTTTTAAGGATCCCCTCCGTGATGGCCTGGCCACGAGGGGCTTGCCtagctggctccctgccctggtgtctggcagcATTAATGGGACGGTGACTTGCCTGGCATTGTACCCTCTGAGTGTCCTCATTGCTAACATGCAGTCACAGATTGTGGGGAGGGATCTCCTCGGCCTCCAGCAGTCTGTGTGGTCTGTCTGGGAGTCACACGGGAGGAAGCTGACCCTTCTCTATCGGGGCGGCTCCCTCCTTGTCCTCAGGTCCTGCCTGACATGGGGTCTCACCACCGCCATCCATGACTTCCTGAAAGAGAACACAGGACAGAAGTCCCAGGAGCAATAA
- the LOC127056192 gene encoding thymosin beta-15A homolog gives MCDKPDLSEVEKFDKKKLKKTNTEEKNTLPSKETIEQEKECVKSS, from the exons ATGTGTGACAAACCAGACCTCTCTGAAGTTGAGAAATTTGACAAGAAGAAGCTGAAAAAGACCAACACGGAGGAGAAGAACACGCTCCCGTCAAAGGAGA CCATCGAGCAGGAGAAGGAATGTGTGAAGTCTTCATAG
- the SLC25A53 gene encoding solute carrier family 25 member 53 isoform X2, protein MGDKARMQHGDPERREEEERRWSSRSYNVGAISSFLSTLVTFPIYKTIFRQQIHAFSIQEAIQQLRQEGIRRFYRGLFPPLLSKTLQGTLLFGTHDSLLLLLTSNPSEPCTLGKRWTAGFLSGSVEALVLNPFERVQNVLQDGRKDARFPNTRSILQEFNSYGLKERLVVGYYRGLSPVLLRNSLGSALYFSFKDPLRDGLATRGLPSWLPALVSGSINGTVTCLALYPLSVLIANMQSQIVGRDLLGLQQSVWSVWESHGRKLTLLYRGGSLLVLRSCLTWGLTTAIHDFLKENTGQKSQEQ, encoded by the coding sequence ATGGGGGACAAGGCCAGGATGCAGCACGGAGACcctgagaggagggaggaggaagagagaaggtgGAGCTCCAGGAGTTACAATGTAGGGGCCATCTCCAGCTTCCTCTCTACCCTTGTTACCTTCCCCATCTACAAGACCATCTTCCGCCAGCAGATCCATGCCTTTTCCATACAGGAGGCCATACAGCAACTGCGCCAGGAGGGCATACGCCGCTTCTACCggggcctcttcccaccactcttGTCCAAGACGCTCCAGGGAACCCTGTTGTTTGGCACCCATGACAGCTTGCTCCTTCTCCTCACCAGCAACCCTTCTGAGCCTTGCACACTGGGGAAGCGGTGGACAGCAGGCTTCCTGTCTGGCTCAGTAGAGGCCTTAGTCCTGAACCCCTTTGAGCGGGTCCAGAATGTCCTGCAAGATGGACGGAAAGATGCCAGGTTCCCAAACACCCGCAGCATCCTGCAGGAATTCAACTCGTATGGTCTGAAGGAAAGGCTGGTTGTAGGCTACTACCGTGGCCTCAGCCCCGTCCTGCTGCGGAACAGCCTGGGCAGTGCACTATACTTCTCTTTTAAGGATCCCCTCCGTGATGGCCTGGCCACGAGGGGCTTGCCtagctggctccctgccctggtgtctggcagcATTAATGGGACGGTGACTTGCCTGGCATTGTACCCTCTGAGTGTCCTCATTGCTAACATGCAGTCACAGATTGTGGGGAGGGATCTCCTCGGCCTCCAGCAGTCTGTGTGGTCTGTCTGGGAGTCACACGGGAGGAAGCTGACCCTTCTCTATCGGGGCGGCTCCCTCCTTGTCCTCAGGTCCTGCCTGACATGGGGTCTCACCACCGCCATCCATGACTTCCTGAAAGAGAACACAGGACAGAAGTCCCAGGAGCAATAA